One genomic segment of Mycolicibacterium gilvum includes these proteins:
- a CDS encoding TIGR00730 family Rossman fold protein, whose amino-acid sequence MAGSDPDRVVRIRDEVAHGFAALADVTRAVSFFGSARTPPDHPYYQLARTLAARLGALGFDIITGGGAGIMEAANRGAREAGVRSIGLVIELPYEQRMNSFVDLSLEFKYFFVRKLMLVRYASAFVVFPGGFGTLDELFEALTLIQTQKIRHFPVVLAGSQHWGGLEQWIRTQLLELGMISPDDVQLLVVADDPYEIGEVIEGGLRRQLQTYRPTTP is encoded by the coding sequence TTGGCGGGCAGCGATCCTGACCGTGTGGTGAGGATCCGCGATGAGGTGGCGCACGGGTTTGCGGCGCTAGCCGACGTGACCCGTGCGGTGTCGTTCTTCGGTTCCGCGCGCACCCCGCCGGATCATCCGTACTACCAGCTGGCGCGCACGCTGGCCGCACGGCTGGGGGCCTTGGGGTTCGACATCATCACCGGCGGTGGGGCCGGGATCATGGAGGCCGCCAACCGGGGCGCCCGCGAGGCGGGGGTGCGCTCGATCGGCCTGGTTATCGAGCTGCCCTACGAGCAGCGCATGAATTCATTTGTGGATCTCTCGCTGGAGTTTAAGTATTTTTTCGTCCGTAAGCTGATGTTGGTCCGCTACGCGTCGGCGTTTGTGGTGTTTCCGGGCGGCTTTGGCACGCTTGATGAGCTGTTCGAGGCGCTCACGCTCATCCAGACCCAGAAGATACGACACTTCCCGGTCGTGCTTGCGGGCTCGCAGCACTGGGGCGGACTAGAGCAGTGGATCCGGACCCAGCTGCTTGAGCTGGGAATGATTTCGCCAGACGACGTCCAGCTGCTCGTGGTCGCTGACGATCCCTACGAGATTGGCGAGGTCATCGAGGGTGGGCTCCGTCGCCAGCTACAGACCTATCGCCCAACCACGCCGTGA